A region of Myxococcus stipitatus DSM 14675 DNA encodes the following proteins:
- a CDS encoding MupA/Atu3671 family FMN-dependent luciferase-like monooxygenase, with product MNQRNEKSVGDFHNLVDLLSYRAQVRGDALLYRFLESGDVDGPVEEWSYAKLDARARALGARLRASGATGERALLLYPPGMEFVAGFMGCLYGGVIAVPCYPPDPTRLERTLPRLRAIAQDCGARYVLTTQFIVDMSELFKPQAPELAELEWLASDSVPEDLAADWRRPELEGNTLAFLQYTSGSTGNPKGVMVSHANILHNEAFITRGFGLDASRSSGMGWLPMFHDMGLIGKVLQPLYLGFPCTLMSPISFLQRPLRWLEAISHYQATCSGGPNFAYDLCVRKATEEDRAKLKLHSWDLAFNGAEPVRRETLERFAETFAPCGFRRTAFYPCYGLAETTLIVTGGTKGQPYVHGQFVSDAMEQGRAQEADADAPGTRTLVGAGISAPDQRVLIVHPESREVLPANSVGEIWVSGPSVAQGYWARPEETAHAFDAKLSSGEGPFLRTGDLAFLSASGELFVTGRLKDLLIIRGRNLYPQDLEMDAERAHRAVRAGCSAAFSVDVEGEERLVIALEVDVRDGFDASAVVAAVRQRLAEQHTVHAHGIVLLQARSIPKTSSGKIQRRATKAAYLAGELEVVELSVAETEPVAAPVAPTLPLKELLVTASETERRTHVEEFLKHAVARTLRVDVRKLQGDSSLASLGLDSLMVLELHGMLESELGVALPAAFLWMSQTLEAAADKLLEAWQGVRPDFSLAAPPLTAGPRDGELPLSSGQLRLWFLDRLVPDSALYNVHFQLHLGGPLDVEALRRGLDALLTRHPLLCASFPEVEGQPRLVVRAPTSLPLPQVDLRSEKPEARDAALRRLALEQAREPFRLMEGPTVRASLVRLGENDHRLLMTQHHIVTDGWSVGVLGRELAALYRAQVAGGTANLPPPRLHYADYSRWQQGLGPLLDGQRAYWAKQLAGLPRLELPTDFTRPREPRVQGALHRLTLDRSLVESLRALGRREGCTLFITLTAAWTALLHRYSGQEDFAVGTVVANRERPELRDVLGFFAHTLALRADLAGQPSFRELLTRTRRTFHEALAHADLPFEDVVASARVPRGGADNPLFQTALLLEALPPTDLTVPGMEWRPVLPVPDGAVEGTSKFDLQLSLVETADGLSGALEYRTDLFAPATVARLATHLETVLRAAVDAVELKVDDLPLLGAEETRRLLVDWNDLTPAQADDAALCIHAQFRAQAARTPDAVAVAGDDATLTYAELEGRANALAWRLRDAGVGPEVRVGLCLERSAAMMVAMLGVLKAGGAYVPLDPDYPRERLAFMLEDSGAAVLLTETHLQGSIPPGRARVVLLDDASVDAREARDVPPASGTSTASLAYVIYTSGSTGRPKGVMVPHGGVANFFTAMDARLGHQPVGSWLAVTSISFDISVLELLWTLTRGFKVVVQGEGALLKAPSRVAAARRKPMELSLFYFADDAEKSTGDHYRLLMEGAKFADRHGFAAVWTPERHFHAFGGLYPSPAVASAAIAAVTERVAIRAGSVVLPLHHPVRVAEEWALVDNLSKGRVGISVASGWHANDFVFAPERYEKRRELMMEGLETVRRLWRGETLRMQGGAGAQVDVTLRPRPLQKDLPVWLTAAGNPDTFITAGRMGCHVLTHLLGQTWEDLEKKLALYRDAWRAAGHAGDGHVTLMLHTFIGEDAAQVRAVVEKPFRDYLRSSADLMRGLGRTLGVDLDTATEADLDRLAAQAFERYFETSGLFGTPRSVRERMEQLRALGVDEVGCLIDFGIPAETVLASLPRLHEVKCQADRDGRRASTARSIPLNLREHAVTHLQCTPSLARALMAEPESVEALSGLRRLMVGGEALPSSLGTTLRQALGEGARLLNMYGPTETTIWSSTHDVRDESSPVASIGSPFSRTQFYLLDAKLRPVPVGVPGELFIGGAGVVRGYLSRPELTAERFVPDPFSREPGARVYRTGDRARWRDDGTVEFLGRVDHQLKVRGFRIEAGEIEAVLSARPEVREAVVVAREDSPGDVRLVAYVVARDGQTVDATALRDAVALRLPEHMVPSLLVTLPALPLTPNGKVDRKALPAPTAARASRAAYVAPQSQLELQISDVWKQVLNVEQVGVDDNFFDLGGHSLLMVQVHARLKAVLGSELPLLKLLEHPTVSALARYLRQGPASNVTPVESAQDRAKRQLESMKRQQQRARKQG from the coding sequence ATGAATCAGCGCAACGAAAAGTCCGTGGGAGACTTCCACAACCTCGTCGACCTGCTGAGCTATCGCGCGCAGGTGCGCGGAGACGCGTTGCTCTACCGCTTCCTGGAGTCGGGCGACGTGGACGGCCCGGTGGAAGAGTGGAGCTACGCGAAGCTGGACGCGCGGGCGCGGGCGTTGGGCGCGCGGCTGCGGGCTTCGGGTGCGACGGGTGAGCGTGCGCTGTTGCTGTATCCGCCCGGGATGGAGTTCGTCGCGGGCTTCATGGGGTGCCTGTACGGCGGCGTCATCGCGGTGCCGTGCTATCCGCCGGACCCGACGCGGCTGGAGCGCACCCTGCCCCGCCTTCGCGCCATCGCGCAGGACTGCGGCGCGCGCTACGTGCTCACCACGCAGTTCATCGTGGACATGTCGGAGCTGTTCAAGCCGCAGGCGCCGGAGCTCGCGGAGCTCGAGTGGCTGGCGAGCGACTCGGTGCCGGAGGACCTGGCGGCGGACTGGCGCCGTCCGGAGCTGGAGGGGAACACGCTGGCGTTCCTCCAGTACACCTCCGGCTCCACGGGCAACCCCAAGGGCGTGATGGTGAGCCACGCCAACATCCTCCACAACGAGGCGTTCATCACCCGAGGCTTCGGGCTGGATGCGTCGCGCTCGTCGGGCATGGGCTGGCTGCCCATGTTCCATGACATGGGCCTCATCGGGAAGGTGCTCCAGCCGCTCTACCTGGGCTTCCCCTGCACGCTGATGTCGCCCATCTCCTTCCTGCAGCGTCCGCTGCGCTGGCTGGAGGCCATCTCCCACTACCAGGCCACGTGCAGCGGAGGTCCCAACTTCGCGTACGACTTGTGCGTGAGGAAGGCGACCGAGGAGGACCGCGCGAAGCTGAAGCTGCACAGCTGGGACCTGGCCTTCAACGGCGCGGAGCCGGTGCGGCGCGAGACGCTGGAGCGCTTCGCGGAGACCTTCGCCCCCTGCGGCTTCCGGCGCACGGCCTTCTACCCGTGCTACGGCCTGGCGGAGACGACGCTCATCGTCACGGGTGGAACGAAGGGCCAGCCCTACGTCCATGGCCAGTTCGTGTCGGACGCGATGGAGCAGGGCCGGGCCCAGGAAGCGGACGCGGACGCGCCTGGGACTCGCACGCTGGTGGGCGCGGGCATCAGCGCGCCGGATCAGCGCGTGCTCATCGTCCACCCCGAGTCGCGCGAGGTGCTCCCGGCGAACTCCGTGGGAGAGATCTGGGTCTCCGGCCCCAGCGTGGCGCAGGGCTACTGGGCGCGTCCGGAAGAGACGGCTCACGCGTTCGACGCGAAGCTGTCCTCGGGCGAGGGGCCCTTCCTGCGCACGGGCGACCTGGCGTTCCTCTCGGCCTCGGGCGAGCTCTTCGTCACCGGCCGCTTGAAGGACCTGCTCATCATCCGGGGCCGCAACCTGTATCCGCAGGATCTGGAGATGGACGCGGAGCGGGCGCACCGCGCGGTGCGCGCGGGCTGCAGCGCGGCCTTCAGCGTGGACGTGGAGGGCGAGGAGCGGCTCGTCATCGCCCTGGAAGTGGACGTGCGCGACGGGTTCGACGCGTCCGCGGTGGTGGCGGCCGTGCGGCAGCGGCTCGCGGAGCAGCACACCGTACACGCGCATGGCATCGTGCTGCTCCAGGCGCGCAGCATCCCCAAGACGTCGAGCGGGAAGATCCAGCGCCGGGCCACCAAGGCCGCGTACCTAGCCGGCGAGCTGGAGGTCGTCGAGCTGTCGGTGGCGGAGACCGAGCCCGTCGCGGCGCCCGTGGCTCCGACGCTCCCGCTGAAGGAGCTGCTCGTCACGGCGTCCGAGACGGAGCGCCGCACGCACGTGGAGGAGTTCCTCAAGCACGCCGTGGCGCGGACGCTGCGCGTGGATGTCCGCAAGCTCCAGGGAGACTCGTCGCTGGCGAGCCTGGGCCTGGACTCGCTGATGGTGCTGGAGCTCCACGGCATGCTCGAGTCGGAGCTGGGCGTGGCGCTCCCCGCCGCCTTCCTCTGGATGAGCCAGACGCTGGAGGCCGCGGCCGACAAGCTCCTGGAGGCGTGGCAGGGCGTGCGGCCGGACTTCTCGCTCGCGGCGCCCCCGCTGACGGCGGGCCCCCGCGACGGTGAGCTGCCCCTGTCGTCGGGCCAGCTGCGGCTGTGGTTCCTGGACCGGCTGGTGCCGGACAGCGCGCTGTACAACGTCCACTTCCAGCTCCACCTCGGCGGGCCGCTGGATGTGGAGGCCCTGCGCCGCGGCCTGGATGCGCTGCTCACGCGCCACCCGCTGCTGTGCGCGTCCTTCCCCGAGGTGGAGGGCCAGCCGCGCCTCGTCGTCCGCGCGCCCACGTCGCTGCCCTTGCCGCAGGTGGACCTGCGCTCGGAGAAGCCCGAAGCGCGGGACGCGGCGCTGCGGCGGCTGGCGCTGGAGCAGGCGCGCGAGCCCTTCCGCCTGATGGAGGGCCCCACCGTGCGCGCGTCGCTGGTGCGGCTGGGCGAGAACGACCACCGGCTGCTGATGACGCAGCACCACATCGTGACCGACGGCTGGTCCGTGGGCGTGCTGGGCCGCGAGCTCGCCGCGCTGTACCGCGCGCAGGTCGCTGGCGGCACCGCGAACCTCCCCCCTCCCCGCCTCCACTACGCGGACTACTCGCGCTGGCAGCAGGGCCTGGGCCCGCTGCTCGATGGGCAGCGTGCGTACTGGGCGAAGCAGCTCGCGGGGTTGCCTCGACTGGAGCTGCCCACGGACTTCACGCGGCCGCGTGAGCCGCGAGTCCAGGGCGCGCTGCACCGCCTGACGCTGGACCGCTCGCTGGTGGAGTCGCTGCGCGCCTTGGGCCGCCGCGAGGGCTGCACGCTCTTCATCACGCTGACGGCGGCGTGGACGGCGCTGCTCCACCGCTACAGCGGCCAGGAAGACTTCGCCGTGGGCACGGTGGTGGCGAACCGCGAGCGGCCGGAGCTGCGCGACGTGCTGGGCTTCTTCGCGCACACGCTCGCGCTGCGCGCGGACCTCGCGGGCCAGCCGAGCTTCCGTGAGCTGCTCACCCGCACGCGGCGGACGTTCCACGAGGCCCTGGCCCACGCGGACCTCCCGTTCGAGGACGTGGTGGCCTCCGCGCGGGTGCCCCGTGGCGGCGCGGACAACCCGCTCTTCCAGACGGCCCTGCTGCTCGAGGCGCTCCCGCCCACGGACCTGACGGTGCCGGGCATGGAGTGGCGCCCGGTGCTCCCCGTGCCGGACGGCGCGGTGGAGGGCACGTCGAAGTTCGACCTCCAGCTCTCCCTCGTCGAGACGGCGGACGGACTGTCCGGGGCACTCGAGTACCGCACGGACCTCTTCGCTCCCGCGACGGTGGCGCGGCTCGCCACCCACCTGGAGACGGTGCTGCGCGCGGCGGTGGACGCCGTGGAGCTGAAGGTGGACGACCTGCCGCTGCTGGGCGCGGAGGAGACGCGCCGGTTGCTGGTGGACTGGAACGACCTCACCCCCGCGCAGGCCGACGACGCGGCGCTGTGCATCCATGCGCAGTTCCGCGCGCAGGCGGCTCGCACGCCCGACGCGGTGGCGGTGGCGGGTGACGACGCGACGCTCACGTACGCGGAGCTGGAGGGTCGCGCGAACGCGCTGGCCTGGCGGCTGAGGGACGCGGGGGTCGGCCCCGAGGTGCGCGTGGGCCTGTGCCTGGAGCGCTCGGCGGCCATGATGGTCGCCATGCTGGGCGTGCTCAAGGCGGGCGGCGCGTACGTGCCCCTGGACCCGGACTATCCCCGCGAGCGGCTCGCCTTCATGCTGGAGGACTCGGGCGCCGCGGTGCTGCTCACCGAGACGCATCTGCAGGGCTCCATTCCTCCCGGGCGCGCGCGCGTCGTGCTGCTGGACGATGCCTCCGTGGATGCTCGCGAGGCGCGGGACGTGCCGCCCGCGTCGGGCACGAGCACGGCGAGCCTCGCGTACGTCATCTACACCTCCGGCTCCACGGGACGTCCCAAGGGCGTCATGGTGCCGCACGGGGGCGTGGCCAACTTCTTCACCGCGATGGATGCGCGCCTGGGCCATCAGCCCGTGGGCTCATGGCTGGCCGTCACCAGCATCTCCTTCGACATCTCCGTGCTGGAGCTGCTGTGGACGCTCACGCGCGGCTTCAAGGTCGTGGTGCAGGGAGAAGGCGCGCTGCTCAAGGCTCCGTCCCGCGTCGCGGCGGCGCGGCGCAAGCCGATGGAGCTCAGCCTCTTCTACTTCGCGGACGACGCGGAGAAGTCGACGGGGGACCACTACCGCCTGCTGATGGAGGGTGCGAAGTTCGCCGACCGCCATGGCTTCGCGGCGGTGTGGACGCCGGAGCGTCACTTCCACGCCTTCGGTGGGCTGTACCCCAGCCCCGCCGTCGCGAGCGCGGCCATCGCCGCCGTGACGGAGCGCGTGGCCATCCGCGCGGGCAGCGTCGTGTTGCCGCTGCACCACCCGGTGCGCGTCGCCGAGGAATGGGCGTTGGTGGACAACCTGTCGAAGGGCCGCGTGGGCATCTCCGTGGCCTCCGGCTGGCACGCGAATGACTTCGTCTTCGCACCCGAGCGCTACGAGAAGCGCCGCGAGCTGATGATGGAGGGGCTGGAGACGGTGCGCCGGCTCTGGCGCGGAGAGACGCTGCGGATGCAGGGCGGCGCGGGCGCGCAGGTGGACGTCACGCTGCGGCCCCGTCCCCTCCAGAAGGACCTGCCGGTGTGGCTCACGGCGGCGGGCAATCCCGACACGTTCATCACCGCGGGGCGCATGGGCTGCCATGTCCTCACGCACCTGCTCGGCCAGACGTGGGAAGACCTGGAGAAGAAGCTCGCGCTCTATCGCGACGCCTGGCGCGCGGCCGGTCACGCGGGTGACGGACACGTCACGCTGATGCTCCACACGTTCATCGGCGAGGACGCCGCGCAGGTGCGCGCGGTGGTGGAGAAGCCCTTCCGCGACTACCTGCGCAGCTCCGCCGACCTGATGCGCGGCCTGGGGCGGACGCTGGGCGTGGACCTGGACACCGCGACGGAGGCAGACCTGGACCGCCTCGCCGCGCAGGCCTTCGAGCGCTACTTCGAGACGAGCGGCCTGTTCGGCACGCCGCGCTCCGTGCGCGAGCGGATGGAGCAACTCCGCGCGCTGGGCGTGGACGAGGTCGGCTGCCTCATCGACTTCGGCATCCCCGCGGAGACGGTGCTGGCCAGCCTGCCCCGCCTGCACGAGGTGAAGTGCCAGGCGGACCGCGATGGCCGCCGCGCGAGCACCGCGCGCTCCATCCCGCTCAACCTGCGCGAGCACGCCGTGACGCATCTGCAGTGCACGCCGTCGCTGGCGCGCGCGCTCATGGCGGAGCCCGAGTCCGTGGAGGCGCTGTCCGGCCTGCGCCGCCTCATGGTCGGCGGCGAGGCGCTCCCGTCGTCGCTGGGGACGACGCTGCGTCAGGCCCTGGGCGAAGGGGCCCGGCTGCTCAACATGTACGGCCCCACGGAGACGACCATCTGGTCCTCGACGCACGACGTGCGTGACGAGAGCAGCCCGGTGGCGTCCATCGGCTCGCCGTTCTCCCGCACGCAGTTCTACCTGCTCGACGCGAAGCTGCGGCCGGTGCCGGTGGGAGTCCCGGGCGAGCTCTTCATCGGTGGAGCGGGCGTGGTGCGGGGCTACCTCTCGCGGCCGGAGCTGACCGCGGAGCGCTTCGTGCCGGACCCGTTCTCGCGAGAGCCGGGCGCGCGCGTGTACCGCACGGGAGACCGGGCGCGCTGGCGCGACGACGGCACGGTGGAGTTCCTGGGCCGCGTGGACCACCAGCTCAAGGTGCGGGGCTTCCGCATCGAGGCCGGTGAAATCGAAGCGGTGCTGAGCGCGAGGCCGGAGGTGCGCGAGGCGGTGGTGGTGGCCCGCGAGGACTCGCCGGGCGACGTGCGGCTGGTGGCCTACGTGGTGGCGCGCGACGGGCAGACGGTGGACGCGACGGCGCTGCGAGACGCGGTGGCGCTGCGGCTGCCGGAGCACATGGTCCCCTCGCTGCTGGTGACGCTGCCGGCGCTGCCGCTCACGCCCAATGGCAAGGTGGACCGCAAGGCCCTCCCCGCCCCCACCGCGGCCCGCGCCTCGCGCGCGGCCTACGTGGCGCCGCAGAGCCAGCTCGAGCTGCAGATCTCCGACGTGTGGAAGCAGGTGCTCAACGTCGAGCAGGTCGGCGTGGACGACAACTTCTTCGACCTGGGTGGGCACTCGCTGCTCATGGTGCAGGTGCATGCGCGGCTCAAGGCGGTGCTGGGCTCGGAGCTGCCCTTGCTCAAGCTGCTGGAGCACCCGACGGTCAGCGCCCTCGCGCGCTACCTGCGGCAGGGTCCCGCATCGAATGTCACCCCGGTCGAGTCTGCTCAGGACCGGGCGAAGCGCCAGCTCGAGAGCATGAAGCGGCAGCAACAGCGCGCCAGGAAACAGGGGTAG
- a CDS encoding cytochrome P450 encodes MDSTQVPSHPPSPWGLPLWGHLLRHDRDPLGFAVESFRKHGDVVRLKLGGETTYLVSHPDHVRYFLTENANNYSKPPLVNDPFLGNGLFVSEGTYWRRQRRLVQPSFHRERLNGLLSGMAALIDGMLKSWEERTRAAQPLDIAEEMGILSLHMTTRALYSEVPDAPTTAAVRRMMHTFNARESLLARVLRLERLPLYRRKWADFFDTQRLMRRKAKEVVERRREGGPEDDIMAMLVAARDRDTGEAMTEKELRDEFMNLFSGNEGPGAALAWGWHLLSLHPEIADRLASESAAVLGGRAPTLEDLPRLRYATQVFEESLRLYPTAWKLVRVAGAADTLGTYPVAPGTVFMAISYIIHRHPEFWSSPEVFDPDRFAPGGPARHKFAYLPFGGGQHICIANNLSLMFGALVLAMVSQRFRLRGIPGRRVDIHPGISLLPRGGLPMTLEPRP; translated from the coding sequence ATGGATTCGACTCAAGTTCCGTCGCACCCGCCCAGCCCTTGGGGGCTACCGCTCTGGGGCCACCTGTTGCGCCATGATCGCGACCCCCTGGGGTTCGCCGTCGAGAGCTTCCGCAAGCATGGCGATGTGGTCCGTCTCAAACTCGGGGGTGAAACGACCTATCTGGTGAGTCATCCGGATCACGTCCGGTATTTCCTCACGGAGAACGCCAACAACTACTCGAAGCCCCCGCTGGTGAATGACCCCTTCCTGGGTAACGGGCTGTTCGTGAGCGAGGGCACCTACTGGCGCCGGCAGCGGCGGCTCGTCCAGCCCTCGTTCCACCGGGAGCGGCTCAACGGCCTGCTGTCGGGCATGGCGGCGCTCATCGACGGGATGTTGAAGTCGTGGGAGGAGCGCACGCGGGCCGCGCAGCCGCTCGATATCGCGGAGGAGATGGGCATCCTCTCCCTGCACATGACGACGCGCGCGCTGTACTCGGAGGTGCCCGACGCACCGACGACCGCGGCCGTCCGGCGGATGATGCACACCTTCAACGCGCGCGAGAGCTTGCTGGCGCGGGTGCTCCGGCTGGAGCGGCTGCCGCTCTACCGGCGCAAGTGGGCGGACTTCTTCGACACGCAGCGGCTGATGCGCCGCAAGGCGAAGGAGGTCGTCGAGCGGCGCCGCGAGGGCGGCCCCGAGGACGACATCATGGCGATGCTCGTCGCGGCGAGAGACCGCGACACGGGCGAGGCCATGACGGAGAAGGAGCTGCGGGACGAGTTCATGAACCTGTTCTCGGGCAACGAGGGACCCGGGGCCGCGCTCGCGTGGGGCTGGCACCTGCTGTCACTCCACCCGGAGATCGCCGACCGCCTGGCCTCCGAGAGCGCCGCGGTGCTGGGCGGCCGTGCGCCGACGCTGGAGGACCTGCCCCGGCTGCGCTACGCCACCCAGGTGTTCGAGGAGTCGCTCCGGCTCTATCCCACGGCCTGGAAGCTGGTGCGGGTGGCGGGCGCGGCGGACACGCTGGGCACGTATCCGGTGGCGCCCGGGACGGTCTTCATGGCCATCTCGTACATCATCCACCGGCATCCGGAGTTCTGGTCCTCGCCGGAGGTCTTCGACCCGGACCGCTTCGCCCCCGGGGGCCCCGCACGGCACAAGTTCGCCTACCTGCCGTTCGGTGGAGGCCAGCACATCTGCATCGCCAACAACCTGTCGCTGATGTTCGGCGCGCTGGTGCTGGCCATGGTCTCCCAGCGCTTCCGCCTCCGCGGCATTCCGGGTCGGCGGGTGGACATCCATCCGGGCATCTCACTGCTGCCCCGGGGCGGGCTCCCGATGACGCTCGAGCCCCGGCCCTGA
- the hppD gene encoding 4-hydroxyphenylpyruvate dioxygenase — MEFSRVEHAELFVGDAVLSSYFFCHALGFRMVASGGPETGLPGRRSFVLEQGAARLVVTSALDADSEVAAFVRTHGDGVRDIALGTPDAHAAFTEAVRRGARPVAEPVTYESHGQRVVKATIAGPGDWVHSFIQRDASSSDVLPGVYLPVEAGPSGGASLFTAVDHFAFALRPHTLMDTVGFYESVLGFEQTHREDVRTEYSGMSSRVVQSVGGRVCFPLQEPVSGTRRGQLEDFLGAHGGAGVQHIAFLSNDIARAVDALRQHGVSLLDAPQGYYESLEARLGTLSPFEREPLQARNILMDRDAWGALLQVFTRSQHARRTLFFEVIQRHQARGFGGANIQALYAAKEQEAVRAAS, encoded by the coding sequence ATGGAGTTCTCGAGAGTGGAGCATGCCGAGCTGTTCGTGGGTGACGCGGTCCTCTCCTCCTATTTCTTCTGCCATGCGCTGGGCTTCCGGATGGTGGCCAGCGGCGGGCCGGAGACAGGGTTGCCGGGCCGGCGCTCCTTCGTGCTCGAGCAGGGCGCCGCGAGGCTCGTCGTCACCTCGGCCCTGGACGCGGACAGCGAGGTCGCGGCTTTCGTCCGCACGCATGGAGACGGCGTGCGAGACATCGCGCTGGGGACTCCGGACGCGCACGCGGCCTTCACCGAGGCGGTGCGCCGGGGCGCCAGGCCCGTGGCGGAGCCCGTCACGTACGAGTCCCACGGCCAGCGCGTGGTGAAGGCCACCATCGCGGGGCCCGGGGACTGGGTGCACTCGTTCATCCAGCGCGACGCCTCCTCGTCCGACGTCCTGCCGGGCGTCTACCTGCCGGTGGAGGCGGGCCCGTCAGGTGGCGCGTCCCTCTTCACCGCGGTGGACCACTTCGCCTTCGCGCTGCGCCCGCACACGCTGATGGACACCGTCGGCTTCTACGAGTCGGTCCTCGGCTTCGAGCAGACCCACCGCGAGGACGTGCGCACCGAGTACAGCGGGATGAGCTCGCGCGTGGTGCAGTCCGTCGGGGGCCGCGTCTGCTTCCCGCTGCAGGAGCCGGTCAGCGGCACGCGGCGCGGACAGTTGGAGGACTTTCTCGGCGCCCATGGCGGCGCGGGCGTGCAGCACATCGCCTTCCTGTCGAACGACATCGCCCGCGCGGTGGACGCCCTCCGTCAGCACGGGGTGAGCCTGCTGGACGCGCCCCAGGGCTACTACGAGAGCCTGGAGGCGCGGCTGGGCACGCTGAGCCCCTTCGAGCGCGAGCCGCTGCAGGCGCGCAACATCCTGATGGACCGCGACGCGTGGGGCGCGCTGCTGCAGGTCTTCACCCGCTCGCAGCACGCCCGGCGCACGCTCTTCTTCGAGGTCATCCAGCGCCACCAGGCTCGCGGCTTCGGTGGCGCCAACATCCAGGCGCTCTACGCGGCCAAGGAGCAGGAGGCCGTGCGCGCCGCGAGCTGA
- a CDS encoding cyclic peptide export ABC transporter yields the protein MSLLALLFQKSKLPIIFAALLGILTGASSAALVAVMNQALTSRTVADALLLGPAFAGLAAAVLVLRIVSQMQLNSLQQMALLDLRLSLCRRILEAPLRKLEESGQHKLMAALTEDIAVINTTIAVIPSVIISLATLAGCLVYLAWLSGPLLALVLCVVAVVLASVALPNRYAYSQFFRRRESHDALYSHFQTLIDGSKELQLHQARSEDFFNKELQPTAEEVSRISRVTNNLFIIAGGWGGFMVMVVIGIILFVVPRFQPVDMPTLAAYALVVLYLQQPLDGLMHQWPNLSRSHIAMKKLEKLGLSLQDPQPPSRDAVINPRFERIELADIAHSYYREHDGATFTLGPINTTVRRGELVFLVGGNGSGKTTLAKLFTGLYVPEKGELRVDGVPVEAATRRAYRQLFSAVFFDFHLFERMLGLEHPGMEDQARAYLSRLQLEKKVRVENGRLSTVALSQGQRKRLALLTSVLEDRAIYVFDEWAADQDPVFRELFYRELLPSLKQQGKLVFVISHDDRYFHLADRILKLESGQLVSDQVATPAVTPTMQVG from the coding sequence GTGTCATTGCTCGCCCTGCTCTTCCAGAAGTCCAAGCTGCCCATCATCTTCGCGGCACTGCTGGGCATCCTCACGGGTGCCTCCAGCGCGGCGCTCGTCGCGGTGATGAATCAGGCGTTGACGTCCCGCACGGTGGCGGATGCCCTGCTGCTGGGGCCCGCGTTCGCCGGGCTCGCCGCGGCGGTGCTCGTGCTGCGCATCGTCTCGCAGATGCAGCTCAACTCCCTTCAGCAGATGGCGCTCCTGGACCTGCGGCTGTCGCTGTGCCGGCGCATCCTGGAGGCCCCGCTGCGCAAGCTGGAGGAGTCCGGGCAGCACAAGCTGATGGCGGCGCTGACGGAGGACATCGCCGTCATCAACACCACCATCGCCGTCATCCCGAGCGTCATCATCTCCCTGGCGACGCTGGCCGGGTGCCTCGTCTACCTGGCGTGGCTGTCCGGCCCGCTGCTGGCGTTGGTCCTGTGCGTCGTCGCGGTGGTGCTCGCGAGCGTGGCCCTCCCCAACCGCTACGCCTACTCGCAGTTCTTCCGCCGCCGCGAGAGCCACGACGCGCTCTACTCCCACTTCCAGACCCTCATCGACGGGTCCAAGGAGCTGCAGCTCCACCAGGCGCGCAGCGAGGACTTCTTCAACAAGGAGCTCCAGCCCACCGCGGAGGAGGTCTCCCGCATCTCGCGCGTCACCAACAACCTCTTCATCATCGCCGGAGGTTGGGGCGGCTTCATGGTGATGGTGGTCATCGGCATCATCCTGTTCGTCGTCCCCCGCTTCCAGCCCGTGGACATGCCCACCCTGGCCGCGTACGCGCTGGTGGTGCTCTACCTCCAGCAGCCGCTCGACGGGCTGATGCACCAGTGGCCGAACCTGTCGCGCAGCCACATCGCGATGAAGAAGCTGGAGAAGCTGGGCCTGTCGCTGCAGGACCCGCAGCCCCCGTCGCGCGACGCCGTCATCAACCCGCGCTTCGAGCGCATCGAGCTGGCGGACATCGCCCACAGCTACTACCGCGAGCATGACGGCGCGACCTTCACCCTGGGCCCCATCAACACGACGGTGCGCCGGGGCGAGCTCGTCTTCCTGGTCGGCGGCAACGGCAGCGGCAAGACGACGCTGGCCAAGCTCTTCACCGGGCTGTACGTGCCGGAGAAGGGGGAGCTGCGCGTGGACGGAGTCCCCGTCGAGGCCGCCACGCGGCGCGCCTACCGGCAGCTCTTCTCCGCCGTCTTCTTCGACTTCCACCTCTTTGAACGAATGCTCGGTCTGGAGCATCCCGGCATGGAGGACCAGGCCCGCGCCTACCTGTCACGGCTGCAGCTCGAGAAGAAGGTGCGCGTGGAGAACGGCCGGCTCTCCACCGTGGCGCTCTCCCAGGGACAGCGCAAGCGCCTGGCCCTGCTCACCTCCGTCCTGGAGGACCGCGCCATCTACGTCTTCGACGAGTGGGCCGCGGACCAGGACCCCGTCTTCCGTGAGCTGTTCTACCGGGAGCTGCTGCCCTCGCTGAAGCAGCAGGGGAAGCTCGTCTTCGTCATCAGCCACGATGACCGCTACTTCCACCTGGCGGACCGCATCCTCAAGTTGGAGTCCGGGCAGCTCGTGTCGGACCAGGTCGCCACGCCTGCTGTCACACCCACCATGCAGGTTGGGTGA